The Streptomyces sp. RKAG293 genome includes a region encoding these proteins:
- a CDS encoding DUF349 domain-containing protein — MSSDPWGRVDETGTVYVRTADGEREVGSWQAGSPDEALAYFERKYEGLVVEIGLLERRVKTTDLAPKDALTAIEHLRASVTEAHAVGDLAALATRLDALVGLVESRREERKVAKAKATDEAKVAKEELVAEAEGLAESEQWRTAGERLRALVDTWKALPRLDRKADDELWHRFSHARSVFSKRRKAHFASLDSQREEARRAKEKLVTEALALSNSTDWGPTAARYRELMTEWKAAGRAQRESEDDLWNRFRGAQDQFFQARTEVFNERDSQERENLALKEELAIEAEKILPVTDLKAARAAFRGINERWEAVGHVPRDARPRIEARMHAVERAIQDSEENEWRRTNPEARARAAGLTGQLQAAVDKLRTQAEAARAAGNASKADKLTRELEGRQALLDQALKGLEEFGG; from the coding sequence GTGAGCAGCGACCCATGGGGCCGCGTCGATGAGACGGGGACCGTGTACGTGCGTACGGCCGACGGGGAGCGGGAGGTCGGTTCGTGGCAGGCGGGGTCTCCGGATGAGGCGCTGGCCTACTTCGAGCGCAAGTACGAGGGGCTTGTCGTCGAGATCGGCCTCCTTGAGCGGCGGGTGAAGACCACCGACCTCGCGCCCAAGGACGCGCTGACCGCGATCGAGCACCTTCGGGCGTCGGTCACCGAGGCGCACGCGGTGGGCGACCTGGCGGCGCTCGCCACGCGGCTGGACGCTCTCGTCGGGCTGGTGGAATCGCGCCGCGAGGAGCGCAAGGTCGCGAAGGCGAAGGCGACCGACGAGGCCAAGGTGGCCAAGGAGGAGCTGGTCGCGGAGGCCGAGGGGCTGGCCGAGAGCGAGCAGTGGCGGACCGCGGGCGAGCGGCTGCGCGCCCTGGTGGACACCTGGAAGGCGCTGCCGCGGCTGGACCGCAAGGCCGACGATGAGCTGTGGCACCGGTTCAGCCACGCCCGTTCGGTCTTCTCCAAGCGGCGCAAGGCGCACTTCGCGTCGCTGGACTCCCAGCGCGAGGAGGCCCGTCGCGCCAAGGAGAAGCTGGTCACGGAGGCGCTGGCGCTGTCGAACTCCACCGACTGGGGTCCGACCGCCGCCCGCTACCGCGAGCTGATGACGGAGTGGAAGGCCGCGGGCCGCGCACAGCGCGAGTCCGAGGACGACCTGTGGAACCGCTTCCGCGGCGCCCAGGACCAGTTCTTCCAGGCCCGTACCGAGGTCTTCAACGAGCGCGACTCCCAGGAGCGGGAGAACCTCGCGCTCAAGGAGGAGCTCGCCATCGAGGCCGAGAAGATCCTTCCGGTGACGGACCTCAAGGCGGCCCGTGCGGCGTTCCGCGGGATCAACGAGCGCTGGGAGGCCGTCGGCCATGTGCCGCGCGACGCCCGGCCCCGTATCGAGGCCCGGATGCACGCGGTCGAGCGTGCGATCCAGGACTCGGAGGAGAACGAGTGGCGCCGGACGAACCCGGAGGCGCGGGCCCGCGCCGCGGGTCTGACGGGCCAGCTCCAGGCGGCCGTCGACAAGCTGCGCACCCAGGCCGAGGCGGCACGGGCCGCGGGCAACGCGTCGAAGGCCGACAAGCTCACCCGTGAGCTGGAGGGCCGGCAGGCCCTGCTCGACCAGGCGCTGAAGGGCCTGGAGGAGTTCGGCGGCTGA
- a CDS encoding bifunctional (p)ppGpp synthetase/guanosine-3',5'-bis(diphosphate) 3'-pyrophosphohydrolase has product MPDEAQPLDAEGGDETPAGSNGAAPEPPTPAVRPVRTPASATPSRAAGSSNRVRARLARLGVQRSSPYNPVLEPMLRIVRGNDPKGDTAQLRQIERAYQVAERWHRGVKRKSGDPYITHPLAVTTILAELGMDPATLMAGLLHDTVEDTDYSLDALRRDFGDQVALLVDGVTKLDKVKFGEAAQAETVRKMVVAMAKDPRVLVIKLADRLHNMRTMRYLKREKQEKKARETLEIYAPLAHRLGMNTIKWELEDLAFAILYPKMYDEIVRLVAERAPKRDEYLAVVTDQVQQDLRAARIKATVTGRPKHYYSVYQKMIVRGRDFAEIYDLVGIRVLVDTVRDSYAALGTIHARWNPVPGRFKDYIAMPKFNMYQSLHTTVIGPSGKPVELQIRTFDMHRRAEYGIAAHWKYKQDPVSGASKVRTDTPRKSDGDTVNDMAWLRQLLDWQKETEDPSEFLESLRFDLSQNEVFVFTPKGDVIALPAGATPVDFAYAVHTDVGHRTIGARVNGRLVPLESTLDNGDLVEVFTSKAASAAPSRDWLGFVKSPRARNKIRAWFSKERREEAVEQGKDAIARAMRKQNLPIQRVLTGDSLVTLAHEMRYPDISALYAAIGEGHITAQSVVQKLVDALGGEEGATEEIEEVTTPSRNRSKRRANADPGVVVKGVDDVWVKLSRCCTPVPGDPIIGFVTRGSGVSVHRTDCVNIESLSQEPERILEVEWAPTQSSVFLVAIQVEALDRSRLLSDVTRVLSDQHVNILSAAVQTSRDRVATSRFTFEMGDPKHLGHVLKAVRGVEGVYDVYRVTSGRQR; this is encoded by the coding sequence TTGCCAGACGAGGCCCAGCCGCTCGACGCCGAAGGCGGGGACGAAACCCCCGCCGGGAGCAACGGAGCCGCCCCCGAGCCGCCGACGCCTGCCGTCCGGCCCGTACGGACCCCCGCCAGCGCGACGCCGTCGCGCGCCGCAGGCTCCTCCAACCGCGTCCGCGCCCGCCTCGCCCGGCTCGGTGTGCAGCGGTCCAGCCCGTACAACCCGGTGCTGGAGCCGATGCTGCGGATCGTCCGGGGCAACGACCCCAAGGGCGACACCGCGCAGCTGCGCCAGATCGAGCGCGCCTACCAGGTCGCCGAACGCTGGCACCGCGGTGTGAAGCGCAAGAGCGGCGACCCGTACATCACCCACCCGCTCGCGGTCACCACGATCCTCGCCGAGCTCGGCATGGACCCGGCCACACTGATGGCGGGACTGCTGCACGACACCGTCGAGGACACCGACTACAGCCTGGACGCGCTGCGCCGGGACTTCGGCGACCAGGTCGCGCTCCTCGTGGACGGCGTCACCAAGCTCGACAAGGTGAAGTTCGGCGAGGCCGCGCAGGCCGAGACCGTACGCAAGATGGTCGTGGCCATGGCCAAGGACCCGCGCGTCCTGGTCATCAAGCTCGCCGACCGCCTGCACAACATGCGCACCATGCGGTATCTCAAGCGGGAGAAGCAGGAGAAGAAGGCCCGCGAGACGCTGGAGATCTACGCCCCGCTGGCGCACCGGCTGGGCATGAACACCATCAAGTGGGAGCTGGAGGACCTCGCCTTCGCGATCCTCTACCCCAAGATGTACGACGAGATCGTGCGGCTGGTCGCCGAGCGCGCCCCCAAGCGCGACGAGTACCTCGCCGTCGTCACCGACCAGGTCCAGCAGGACCTGCGCGCGGCCCGGATCAAGGCGACCGTCACCGGCCGCCCGAAGCACTACTACAGCGTCTACCAGAAGATGATCGTGCGGGGCCGCGACTTCGCCGAGATCTACGACCTGGTGGGGATCCGCGTCCTCGTCGACACCGTCCGCGACAGCTACGCGGCGCTCGGGACCATCCACGCGCGGTGGAACCCGGTGCCCGGGCGGTTCAAGGACTACATCGCGATGCCCAAGTTCAACATGTACCAGTCGCTGCACACGACGGTCATCGGGCCCAGCGGAAAGCCCGTCGAGCTGCAGATCCGCACCTTCGACATGCACCGCCGCGCCGAGTACGGCATCGCCGCGCACTGGAAGTACAAGCAGGACCCCGTCTCCGGCGCCTCCAAGGTGCGCACCGACACCCCGCGCAAGAGCGACGGCGACACCGTCAACGACATGGCCTGGCTGCGGCAGCTGCTGGACTGGCAGAAGGAGACCGAGGACCCGAGCGAGTTCCTGGAGTCGCTGCGCTTCGACCTCTCGCAGAACGAGGTCTTCGTCTTCACGCCCAAGGGCGATGTCATAGCGCTGCCGGCCGGCGCCACCCCGGTGGACTTCGCCTACGCGGTGCACACCGACGTCGGGCACCGGACCATAGGGGCCCGGGTCAACGGCCGCCTGGTGCCGCTGGAGTCGACGCTCGACAACGGCGACCTGGTGGAGGTCTTCACCTCCAAGGCCGCGAGCGCCGCCCCGTCGCGCGACTGGCTGGGCTTCGTGAAGTCCCCGCGCGCCCGGAACAAGATCCGCGCCTGGTTCTCCAAGGAGCGCCGCGAGGAGGCCGTCGAGCAGGGCAAGGACGCCATCGCGCGGGCGATGCGCAAGCAGAACCTGCCGATCCAGCGGGTCCTGACCGGCGACTCGCTCGTCACCCTCGCCCACGAGATGCGCTACCCGGACATCTCCGCGCTCTACGCGGCGATCGGCGAGGGGCACATCACCGCCCAGTCCGTCGTCCAGAAGCTGGTCGACGCGCTCGGCGGCGAGGAAGGTGCGACCGAGGAGATCGAGGAGGTCACCACCCCCTCGCGCAACCGCTCCAAGCGGCGGGCCAACGCCGACCCCGGCGTGGTCGTCAAGGGCGTCGACGACGTGTGGGTCAAGCTGTCCCGCTGCTGCACCCCGGTGCCCGGCGACCCGATCATCGGCTTCGTCACCCGGGGCAGCGGCGTCTCGGTGCACCGCACGGACTGCGTCAACATCGAGTCGCTGTCCCAGGAGCCCGAGCGGATCCTGGAGGTCGAGTGGGCGCCCACCCAGTCGTCCGTCTTCCTGGTCGCCATCCAGGTCGAGGCGCTGGACCGGTCGCGGCTGCTGTCGGACGTCACGCGGGTGCTGTCCGACCAGCACGTCAACATCCTGTCCGCCGCCGTGCAGACCTCCCGTGACCGGGTCGCGACCTCGCGTTTCACCTTCGAGATGGGCGACCCCAAGCACCTGGGGCACGTCCTGAAGGCCGTACGCGGCGTCGAGGGCGTCTACGACGTGTACCGCGTCACCTCGGGCCGCCAGCGCTGA
- a CDS encoding adenine phosphoribosyltransferase, translating to MTAAAAGAEALREQLLGRIRDVPDYPQPGVMFKDITPLLADPDAFNALVDALAVLCARHGATKVAGLEARGFILAAPAAARAHLGFVPVRKAGKLPGATLSQRYELEYGSAEIEVQQDALAPGDRVLVIDDVLATGGTAEASLELIRRTGAEVAGVAVLLELGFLKGRERLSTALAGAPLDALIIV from the coding sequence GTGACGGCGGCCGCGGCCGGCGCCGAAGCGCTGCGCGAGCAGCTGCTCGGCCGGATCCGGGACGTGCCGGACTACCCGCAGCCGGGTGTGATGTTCAAGGACATCACCCCGCTGCTGGCCGACCCCGACGCGTTCAACGCCCTGGTGGACGCCCTGGCCGTGCTCTGCGCGCGCCATGGCGCCACCAAGGTCGCCGGACTGGAGGCGCGCGGGTTCATCCTCGCCGCCCCCGCGGCGGCCCGGGCCCACCTCGGCTTCGTGCCCGTGCGCAAGGCGGGCAAGCTGCCCGGCGCCACGCTGTCGCAGCGCTACGAGCTGGAGTACGGCAGCGCCGAGATAGAGGTGCAGCAGGACGCCCTCGCCCCCGGCGACCGGGTCCTGGTCATCGATGACGTGCTGGCCACCGGCGGCACCGCCGAGGCCTCGCTGGAGCTCATCCGGCGGACCGGCGCGGAGGTGGCCGGCGTCGCGGTCCTGCTGGAGCTCGGCTTCCTCAAGGGCCGCGAACGGCTCTCCACCGCCCTCGCGGGCGCCCCGCTGGACGCACTGATCATCGTCTGA
- the secF gene encoding protein translocase subunit SecF, which translates to MSKLGNLGQLGHRLHRGEIAYDFVGKRRLWYGVSILITIVAIAGLAINGLKLGIEFSGGAVLTTPKTSYSVTDVQNKIAGHTGDHDATVQKLGNGGVRIQVSDISTEESKNIQKRVATDLGLDSNKIDAQIVGPSWGEEISKKAFTGLIIFMILVVIYLAIAFEWRMAIAALVALIHDLTITVGVYAIVGFEVTPGTVIGLLTILGYSLYDTVVVFDGLKETTRSITKQTRFTYSELANRSLNQTLVRSINTTVVALLPVGALLFIGGGILGAGVLNDIALALFVGLTAGAYSSIFIATPLVADFKERDPEIKALKKRVLAKRKADAAKGVDPAEEEQRAREDAVAADEDDEPEDGDRAAAGGVVGQRPQAAARNRGKNRPSGKRR; encoded by the coding sequence ATGTCCAAGCTCGGTAATCTCGGACAGCTCGGACACCGGCTGCACCGTGGCGAGATCGCCTACGACTTCGTCGGCAAGCGCAGGCTCTGGTACGGCGTCTCGATCCTGATCACGATCGTGGCCATCGCCGGTCTGGCGATCAACGGTCTCAAGCTCGGCATCGAGTTCTCCGGCGGTGCGGTCCTGACCACCCCGAAGACGTCGTACTCGGTCACCGATGTGCAGAACAAGATCGCCGGCCACACCGGCGATCATGACGCCACCGTGCAGAAGCTCGGCAACGGCGGCGTCCGGATCCAGGTCAGCGACATCTCCACGGAGGAGTCGAAGAACATCCAGAAGCGGGTCGCCACCGACCTCGGACTGGATTCGAACAAGATCGACGCACAGATCGTCGGCCCCAGCTGGGGTGAGGAGATCTCGAAGAAGGCCTTCACCGGCCTGATCATCTTCATGATCCTGGTGGTGATCTACCTCGCCATCGCCTTCGAGTGGCGGATGGCCATCGCCGCCCTCGTCGCCCTGATCCACGACCTCACGATCACCGTCGGCGTCTACGCCATCGTCGGTTTCGAGGTCACCCCGGGCACCGTGATCGGTCTGCTGACGATCCTCGGTTACTCCCTCTACGACACCGTCGTCGTCTTCGACGGTCTCAAGGAGACGACCCGCAGCATCACCAAGCAGACCCGCTTCACGTACAGCGAGCTGGCTAACCGCAGCCTGAACCAGACCCTGGTGCGTTCCATCAACACCACGGTCGTCGCGCTGCTCCCCGTCGGCGCCCTGCTGTTCATCGGTGGCGGCATCCTCGGGGCCGGTGTCCTCAACGACATCGCGCTCGCGCTGTTCGTCGGCCTCACCGCCGGTGCGTACTCCTCGATCTTCATCGCGACCCCGCTGGTCGCGGACTTCAAGGAGCGCGACCCGGAGATCAAGGCCCTCAAGAAGCGCGTGCTGGCCAAGCGCAAGGCCGACGCGGCCAAGGGCGTGGACCCGGCCGAGGAGGAGCAGCGGGCCCGCGAGGACGCCGTCGCCGCTGACGAGGACGACGAGCCGGAGGACGGCGACCGCGCCGCCGCCGGTGGTGTGGTCGGCCAGCGTCCCCAGGCCGCCGCCCGCAACCGCGGCAAGAACCGTCCTTCCGGGAAGCGGCGGTGA
- the yajC gene encoding preprotein translocase subunit YajC: MSIGLLLPFIILIGAMFLMTRSAKNKQRQAATMRNQMEPGSGVRTIGGMYAVVKEVNEDTVLLELADGVHAHFAKNSIGAVLDQSEYDRIVHGIEPDELEDGSEDADEDAATDEDAVTAEAADDERIDLSKTEDEPKKDGTDPK, from the coding sequence GTGAGTATCGGCTTGCTCCTCCCGTTCATCATCCTTATCGGTGCCATGTTCCTCATGACCCGGTCTGCCAAGAACAAGCAGCGGCAGGCGGCGACGATGCGGAACCAGATGGAACCGGGCTCCGGTGTCCGCACCATCGGCGGCATGTACGCCGTGGTGAAGGAAGTCAACGAGGACACCGTCCTCCTGGAGCTGGCCGACGGGGTGCACGCGCACTTTGCGAAGAACTCCATCGGCGCCGTCCTGGACCAGTCCGAGTACGACCGGATCGTGCACGGCATCGAGCCGGACGAGCTGGAGGACGGCTCCGAGGACGCCGACGAGGACGCGGCCACGGATGAGGACGCCGTGACGGCCGAGGCCGCCGATGACGAGCGCATCGACCTGAGCAAGACGGAGGACGAGCCGAAGAAGGACGGCACCGACCCCAAGTAA
- the ruvB gene encoding Holliday junction branch migration DNA helicase RuvB, with translation MNWDEPAPPTAGELPDRLVGSDADGEDQAVEAALRPKDLGEFVGQERVRQQLDLVLKAAKKRGGTADHVLLSGAPGLGKTTLSMIIAAEMGAPIRITSGPAIQHAGDLAAILSSLQEGEVLFLDEIHRMSRPAEEMLYMAMEDFRVDVIVGKGPGATAIPLELPPFTLVGATTRAGLLPPPLRDRFGFTGHMEFYAPAELERVIHRSARLLDVEIETDGGAEIAGRSRGTPRIANRLLRRVRDYAQVRADGRITREIATQALEVYEVDARGLDRLDRAVLRALLQLFGGGPVGLSTLAVAVGEERETVEEVAEPFLVREGLLARTPRGRVATRAAWTHLGLVPPPQPGGPGQGGLFGP, from the coding sequence ATGAACTGGGACGAGCCCGCACCCCCGACCGCCGGCGAGCTGCCGGACCGGCTGGTCGGCTCCGATGCCGACGGTGAGGACCAGGCCGTCGAGGCCGCGCTGCGGCCGAAGGACCTCGGTGAGTTCGTCGGGCAGGAACGGGTGCGGCAGCAGCTGGACCTGGTGCTGAAGGCCGCCAAGAAGCGCGGCGGCACCGCGGACCACGTCCTGCTCTCCGGAGCGCCCGGCCTCGGCAAGACCACGCTGTCGATGATCATCGCCGCCGAGATGGGCGCCCCGATCCGCATCACCTCGGGCCCGGCCATCCAGCACGCGGGCGACCTCGCCGCGATCCTCTCCTCCCTCCAGGAGGGCGAGGTGCTGTTCCTGGACGAGATCCACCGCATGTCCCGGCCCGCCGAGGAGATGCTCTACATGGCGATGGAGGACTTCCGGGTCGATGTGATCGTCGGCAAGGGCCCCGGCGCCACCGCCATCCCGCTGGAGCTGCCGCCCTTCACCCTGGTCGGCGCCACCACCCGGGCCGGCCTGCTGCCGCCCCCGCTGCGGGACCGCTTCGGCTTCACCGGCCACATGGAGTTCTACGCCCCCGCCGAGCTGGAGCGCGTCATCCACCGCTCGGCCCGGCTGCTGGACGTCGAGATCGAGACGGACGGCGGTGCGGAGATCGCCGGCCGCTCCCGCGGCACGCCCCGTATCGCCAACCGGCTGCTGCGCCGGGTCCGGGACTACGCGCAGGTCAGAGCGGACGGCCGGATCACCCGCGAGATCGCCACGCAGGCCCTGGAGGTCTACGAGGTGGACGCCCGCGGCCTCGACCGGCTGGACCGGGCCGTGCTGCGCGCCCTGCTCCAGCTGTTCGGGGGCGGCCCGGTCGGGCTGTCGACGCTGGCGGTCGCCGTCGGTGAGGAGCGCGAGACGGTCGAGGAGGTGGCGGAACCGTTCCTGGTCCGGGAGGGTCTGCTGGCGCGTACTCCCCGTGGCCGGGTGGCTACCCGGGCGGCGTGGACGCACCTCGGCCTGGTCCCGCCCCCGCAGCCCGGGGGCCCCGGCCAGGGTGGCCTGTTCGGACCGTGA
- the ruvA gene encoding Holliday junction branch migration protein RuvA, which produces MIAFVSGPVAALAPDAAVIEVGGIGMSVLCTPGTLATLRTGQPARLSTSLIVREDSLTLYGFADDDERLVFELLQTVSGVGPRLAQTMLAVHSPDALRIAVATGDEKALTAVPGVGKKGAQRLLLELKDRLGEPVGPGANRGIGSPVSASWRDQLHAALIGLGYATREADEAVSAVAPQAEAELAGGGAPNVSALLRAALQTLNRTR; this is translated from the coding sequence ATGATCGCCTTCGTCAGCGGCCCGGTCGCCGCACTCGCCCCGGACGCCGCGGTCATCGAGGTGGGCGGCATCGGCATGTCCGTCCTGTGCACCCCGGGCACCCTCGCCACCCTCAGAACCGGCCAGCCGGCCAGGCTCTCGACGTCGCTGATCGTCCGCGAGGACTCGCTCACCCTGTACGGCTTCGCGGACGACGACGAGCGGCTGGTCTTCGAGCTGCTGCAGACCGTCAGCGGTGTCGGCCCGCGCCTCGCGCAGACGATGCTCGCCGTGCACTCCCCGGACGCCCTGCGGATCGCGGTGGCCACCGGGGACGAGAAGGCGCTCACCGCCGTCCCCGGCGTGGGCAAGAAGGGCGCCCAGCGACTCCTGCTGGAACTGAAGGACCGGCTCGGCGAGCCCGTCGGCCCCGGGGCGAACCGCGGGATCGGCAGCCCCGTCAGCGCCTCCTGGCGCGACCAGCTGCACGCGGCGCTCATCGGCCTCGGCTACGCCACCCGCGAGGCCGACGAAGCGGTCTCCGCGGTCGCGCCGCAGGCGGAGGCGGAGCTGGCCGGGGGCGGGGCGCCCAATGTCTCCGCACTGCTGCGCGCGGCCCTCCAGACCCTGAACCGCACCCGCTGA
- the ruvC gene encoding crossover junction endodeoxyribonuclease RuvC encodes MRVLGVDPGLTRLGIGVVEGVPGRPLTMLGVGVVRTPADAEIGHRLVLIERGIEAWLDEYRPEVVAVERVFSQHNVSTVMGTAQASAVAMLCASRRGLPVHLHTPSEVKAAVTGSGRADKAQVGAMVTRLLRLDAPPKPADAADALALAICHIWRGTATNRLQQAIAAHRPARIQEPRA; translated from the coding sequence GTGCGGGTACTCGGCGTGGACCCGGGACTGACCCGGCTCGGCATCGGAGTCGTGGAGGGCGTCCCGGGGCGCCCGTTGACGATGCTGGGCGTCGGCGTGGTGCGCACCCCGGCCGACGCGGAGATCGGGCACCGTCTCGTCCTCATCGAGCGCGGCATCGAGGCGTGGTTGGACGAGTACCGGCCGGAAGTCGTCGCCGTGGAGCGGGTGTTCAGCCAGCACAACGTCAGCACGGTCATGGGCACCGCGCAGGCCAGCGCCGTCGCGATGCTCTGCGCCAGCCGGCGCGGACTCCCCGTCCATCTGCACACCCCCAGCGAGGTCAAGGCCGCCGTCACCGGCAGCGGACGGGCGGACAAGGCCCAGGTCGGCGCCATGGTGACGCGGCTGCTCCGGCTGGACGCCCCGCCCAAGCCGGCCGACGCCGCGGACGCACTGGCGCTGGCCATCTGCCACATCTGGCGCGGTACCGCCACCAACCGTCTCCAACAGGCCATCGCCGCCCACCGGCCGGCACGAATCCAGGAGCCCCGAGCATGA
- a CDS encoding YebC/PmpR family DNA-binding transcriptional regulator, with the protein MSGHSKWATTKHKKAVVDAKRGKLFAKMIKNIEVAARMGGGDVSGNPTLYDAIQKAKKSSVPNKNIDSAVKRGAGLEAGGADYQTIMYEGYGPNGVAVLIECLTDNRNRAASDVRVAMTRNGGAMADPGSVSYLFNRKGVVIVPKGELSEDDVLGAVLEAGAEEVNDLGESFEVISEATDMVAVRTALQDAGIDYDSADANFVPTMQVELDEDGARKIFKLIDALEDSDDVQNVFANFDVSDEVMEQVDA; encoded by the coding sequence ATGTCCGGCCACTCTAAATGGGCTACCACCAAGCACAAGAAGGCCGTGGTTGACGCCAAGCGCGGCAAGCTGTTCGCCAAGATGATCAAGAACATCGAGGTGGCGGCGCGCATGGGTGGCGGTGACGTCTCCGGTAACCCGACCCTTTACGACGCCATCCAGAAGGCGAAGAAGAGCTCGGTCCCGAACAAGAACATCGACAGCGCGGTCAAGCGCGGTGCCGGTCTGGAAGCCGGCGGCGCCGACTACCAGACGATCATGTACGAGGGCTACGGGCCGAACGGCGTCGCGGTGCTCATCGAGTGCCTCACCGACAACCGCAACCGCGCGGCCTCCGACGTCCGTGTCGCGATGACCCGCAACGGCGGGGCCATGGCGGACCCGGGCTCGGTCTCGTACCTGTTCAACCGCAAGGGCGTCGTCATCGTCCCCAAGGGTGAACTCTCCGAGGACGACGTGCTGGGCGCCGTGCTGGAGGCCGGGGCCGAAGAGGTCAACGACCTCGGCGAGTCCTTCGAGGTCATCAGCGAGGCCACCGACATGGTCGCGGTCCGTACCGCGCTCCAGGACGCCGGCATCGACTACGACTCGGCCGACGCCAACTTCGTCCCCACCATGCAGGTGGAACTCGACGAGGACGGCGCCCGCAAGATCTTCAAGCTGATCGACGCGCTCGAGGACAGCGACGACGTGCAGAACGTCTTCGCCAACTTCGACGTGAGCGACGAGGTCATGGAGCAGGTCGACGCCTGA
- the pdxT gene encoding pyridoxal 5'-phosphate synthase glutaminase subunit PdxT, translating to MSAIPTIGVLALQGDVREHLAALTAAGARAVPVRRPAELAEIDGLVIPGGESTTMSKLAVIFGMLEPLRERVAAGLPAYGSCAGMIMLADKILDGRDDQETIGGIDMIVRRNAFGRQNESFEAAVEITGIGGGPVEGVFIRAPWVESTGERTEVLARLDDGTVVAVRSGNLLATSFHPELTGDHRVHELFVDMVRTAG from the coding sequence GTGAGCGCCATACCCACCATCGGCGTACTGGCCCTGCAGGGCGACGTACGCGAACACCTCGCGGCGCTCACCGCCGCCGGCGCACGGGCCGTGCCCGTGCGCCGGCCGGCCGAGCTCGCCGAGATCGACGGCCTGGTCATCCCCGGCGGCGAGTCCACCACGATGTCCAAGCTGGCGGTCATCTTCGGCATGCTGGAGCCGCTGCGCGAGCGGGTCGCGGCCGGCCTGCCGGCCTACGGGTCCTGCGCGGGCATGATCATGCTCGCCGACAAGATCCTGGACGGCCGGGACGACCAGGAGACCATCGGCGGCATCGACATGATCGTGCGCCGCAACGCCTTCGGGCGGCAGAACGAGTCCTTCGAAGCGGCCGTGGAGATCACCGGCATCGGCGGCGGCCCGGTCGAGGGCGTCTTCATCCGCGCCCCCTGGGTGGAATCGACCGGCGAGCGCACCGAGGTACTGGCCCGGCTCGATGACGGCACCGTCGTCGCCGTACGCTCCGGCAACCTGCTGGCCACCTCGTTCCACCCGGAGCTGACCGGAGACCACCGGGTTCACGAGCTCTTCGTCGACATGGTGCGCACCGCGGGCTAG
- the pdxS gene encoding pyridoxal 5'-phosphate synthase lyase subunit PdxS, producing the protein MSTTPATAQNPETGTARVKRGMAEQLKGGVIMDVVNAEQAKIAEDAGAVAVMALERVPADIRKDGGVARMSDPDMIDGIINAVSIPVMAKSRIGHFVEAQVLQALGVDYIDESEVLTPADEVNHSDKWAFTTPFVCGATNLGEALRRIAEGAAMIRSKGEAGTGNVVEAVRHMRQIRTDIRRLGTLDETELFVAAKNLQAPYELVKEVAGLGKLPVVLFSAGGVATPADAALMMQLGAEGVFVGSGIFKSGDPAQRAAAIVKATTFYDDPKVIADVSRGLGEAMVGINCDTLPESERYANRGW; encoded by the coding sequence GTGTCCACCACCCCCGCCACCGCCCAGAACCCCGAGACCGGCACCGCGCGCGTCAAGCGCGGTATGGCCGAGCAGCTCAAGGGCGGCGTGATCATGGACGTCGTCAACGCCGAGCAGGCGAAGATCGCCGAGGACGCCGGCGCCGTCGCGGTCATGGCCCTGGAGCGGGTGCCCGCCGACATCCGCAAGGACGGCGGCGTGGCCCGTATGTCCGACCCGGACATGATCGACGGCATCATCAACGCGGTGTCCATCCCCGTCATGGCGAAGTCCCGCATCGGCCACTTCGTCGAGGCCCAGGTCCTCCAGGCGCTCGGTGTCGACTACATCGACGAGTCCGAGGTGCTGACCCCGGCCGACGAGGTCAACCACAGCGACAAGTGGGCCTTCACCACCCCCTTCGTCTGCGGCGCCACCAACCTGGGCGAGGCCCTGCGCCGGATCGCCGAGGGCGCGGCCATGATCCGCTCCAAGGGCGAGGCCGGCACCGGCAACGTCGTCGAGGCCGTGCGCCACATGCGCCAGATCCGCACCGACATCCGCCGCCTCGGCACCCTGGACGAGACCGAGCTGTTCGTCGCCGCGAAGAACCTCCAGGCCCCGTACGAGCTGGTCAAGGAGGTCGCGGGCCTCGGCAAGCTGCCCGTCGTGCTCTTCAGCGCCGGCGGTGTGGCCACCCCGGCGGACGCCGCCCTGATGATGCAGCTCGGCGCCGAGGGTGTCTTCGTCGGCTCCGGCATCTTCAAGTCCGGCGACCCGGCGCAGCGCGCCGCCGCCATCGTGAAGGCCACCACCTTCTACGACGACCCCAAGGTCATCGCGGACGTCTCGCGCGGTCTGGGCGAGGCCATGGTCGGCATCAACTGCGACACCCTCCCCGAGTCCGAGCGCTACGCCAACCGCGGCTGGTAA